TAATCATGATTCATAAAACTGAGAAGGCAAAAAAAAAAGCTTGATGATCGAGAGAGGACATGGACGGAGATCGAGAGTGATGGAGAAACATAGAGATCGTTAGAAAAAATGCTGACCTTGAATTGTTCGAAGATGGCTATGTTTGATTCTCGGAAAATTTTGTTTCAGTGGGGAGAGAGCTTGACGAGGAAGAAGAAGAAGAAGAAGGAAGGCCTGTTGCGCATTTGTAGTTGTTCTCTTGGTAACTGCGTAAGCTTTTGATGTTGACACGTGTCCATTTGTAATTTGTTTTTCGAAAACGATTTTTTGTGTATTTTCTCCTCATATTAATTAACTCTTTATTTTTTTGTAGATAATTAGAATATATATACACTCAACAAAGTCGTTTAGACAAAAATGCAATAATAAAAATAAAAACAATGGAATATACTTACTAACCTATATAATAAATCCACTTGTCTTAATACAACTATCAGTTAATTATGATAGATTAATAACCAGATATATCTTCATTGTATCTAGTTATGTGTGTGACGACGGATTATTATTAAATTATCCACCCAATCTTAATCTGTGGTCATGTTCTCCTCTTGCAAACAAAATAATATTCCTTTCCTTTTGTGACGTTTTTATTCCATTCCAACAGTAATTAACAGGAAAATTATATTCACGTTTACAGCTTTCACTCCCCCACCCTATTTTATAAAAGTTTCATTTTGCAAATCATCTCAGAGCTTTACCAGATCAAATTAGCAATAGCTTAAATTCTGACAAAGGAATAATTTACTACTCCATCTGTGTTTCCGAAAGTAAGATTTTATAAAGTGTTTACGCTTATTAAGAATTCAATAAATGTTTATAATTTAATTTTTTTTTTTACTTTATTATACACTTTCCAATAACTTGTCACCAATGAAATTCAATCAATTCAAATATTTTCATTTAATGTTTTTTAAAAGTATAAAAAAATACCTTAAACATATAGAAAATATATCTTTGTGGAACAAGTAAAAAATCTAAAACATTTTACTTTCGGAAACGGAGGGAGTATAAACTAATTCATATTTTGGGAGTATTTTAATTATGGAGGTTCAAAAGCAAATTAAAAGCTATATGGCATAATTTTTCATGCATTTCACATCTTAAATCTAGTTTATGTTTGCTAATCAGTTTTATATGAAATTAAAGAGGTTGTTTAGTTACAAGAACAAAAATGAGCTTCTAGTTGTCAAAGGAACCTAAGTAAAGCTTTCAAACCTAAATATAAGGTGCTAATTAAGAGTTGATATAGTGCCGTAGCTTCTTATAATCAGAAGTCAGAACCATGTTCGAATGATGCTTGAACTCCACTTTGAATCACGTCGAGTTGGTGCCAATGCTTTGTCACAAATCTAACACTATTGCCTGCCAAGCGATACGTTACGTAAGAGTACGTTTTACAAAGAAAACATCGAAAGAGGAAGCCATTGAATGATCAATATCTATCATTTTTGTTGAAGACATCCCATATCTATTATACCAACTATGTTATATATTCATAGTCACATCAATATACAAAGAAAACAAGTCTAGTTAGTATTAAATAGTATGCAATGGTGTTCAAACTGCTTTTGATTCACGCCACATTAAGTAAGAGGAGAAAAATAAATAAAATGAGACTAGCAATCTTTATATTAATCTATATAATTTCTTTTTTGAGAATTAAATTACACTATATGATGCTAAATTGAATGTAAATAAGTAGACGGTTCTTATTGCACTATAGTATTTAAACTAAACAGAGAATGGTGGGGACTGGAAAAATGCGTTCTATATTTTTCTTAAATAAACGAATATTAACTGATAAACTAAAAGTATGAAATAAACTAAAATAAAAGGCAAACCGAAAGACTAGATGCCAAATGCAACATGCATTATGTATCGTTTTATATTAATTCGTAGGCTTAATTCTTATACATGATTATAGTTTAAATTCGTTTTCTAAACTTTGTTTATTGAAGCTGATCTAAAATATATTATATATAAAGATTTATTAGCTCTTACAAGTGTGAAGCAAATATATCCACGTAGCGAATCTGATTTCGATCAGCTTGATCTCGTTTATGAATTTGGTGGCATAGACAATCATTTCTTGTACTAGTATTAGTGTGGTTTACCTGATTTACTGCTTTGATTGGTACACAAGAAAGGGTTTAAATCATCAGTGAGATCAAAAGCAATAAGATGGTAACAATTATTCCTAAGAAGAAGATTTTCTTTATGAGAACACAAAGTACATGGCTTAAATATATACAAGACCATGGATTCAAACCACAAGTAACTATGTGCTGAGTTTGGAGATCATCTCTTCCACCAACTTCAACATAGTTCCAGGTATCCTCTCCCCTTCTTGATCAATCTCCCTCATAATCTGCTCAACAATCTCAATCTTTGACTGTTTGTCTTTAATAACATATCCAGAGCAATCCCTCAGCAGAAGCAACAACTCTCTAGCCATTTCTTTACCCCTCCTCGTCCCATCTACACTCACTTGAAGCAGCCCTGGCATCACTCCTTCTCTCAGTATCATTCCTCTGTTCGTCTCTCTATCGAAGCTGCACACACCGAGTAATATCCCCACCGCGTGCTCCTTACACTGAGCCGACCCTTCTTCAATGGCTTCAACCAGAACCTCTATTGCTCCACCGATGCCTGAGATCGATTCTGGTGAATGATGAACTATGTTTTCTAGCAATGATGATGCCTTTTCAGCCAGTTCAGAGGATTTATCACAAGAGTTGATGACTTGAAGCAAAGCGTAGGGTGCTCCTGAAGATACAACGAGGGGGACAATCTGTTGGAGAGTTGATAGGTTGTGTAGTGTTGCTATGCCATCAAGCTTGGCCTGAACCGTTAGTTGATCAAGCCCGATGAGTCCAACTAGTAGCTGAATCAACTTGGTTGATGCTATCTTGATCTTGTTTCTGTTGCAAGAAGAGAGGATCAGAAGAAAGGCCATGGCCAGTTCAACTATTACCATCTTGGTTTCTGACTGGAGGATCTCAAGCAACATTTGTACTGCTCCAGCTTTCACAATTCTAACTTTGTTCCTGTAAGATCAATGCAGCAACAGGCCCATGTTGTTACTTTCTATGTTACAAAAAGATATATATGGCAACACACAAACTAACTAACCTTTCACTGCCAAAGGCAAGGCTGAGTAATGCAGATAGAGAAATTTCTGTTGTGATAGAATCTTGAGATTGTAACATTGAGAGCAAAGGAGAAATAATGTCTCTTTCTGCAACTTTTTGTCTTTGCTTCCTGCTTAGATTGCTTAGCTCAATAGCTGCTTCTATTTGAGCCTCTCTGTTACCTCTAAGAAGACTCTCCACCACAATCTCTTCCATTGTAGCAGAGCACTCTTCTTCCTCTCTCTGTAAATTTTGGTTGATAACTTTACTTGGAAGAAGAGTGAGGGAAGGTGTGGTGGTGATTGGTGTAGTAAATATAATAGGGAAAAAAAACTTGGGTAGTATTTGGTTGCTTTAACAAGCAATGTTATGCTTTTTTTTGAGCATCCATTGTTTCATGTTGAAGCAAACTCACCTAAAGCTTTTTTCTTTCTTTTTTTTGTTTGTTTAGCTTGTAGATATATTAAGTTTATTATTTATAGGATCTTAAAAACCATAAGGGAAAGCAAGTATCTGTTTGAATATTTTGTTCTTGATTGCATGATCTATCCAATGTTGATTCCAGAAGATTGAATCTTTTGCTTTCCTCAAGTAGACGCAAGGTAAAAGCTTATCTATATTAATTATTAGTGTCATTGAATACCAATAAGTAATATTATCATTGTTATTTAAGCAATGACCAGGTTAATTCTTTATACTAATGCATTTATAATGTGATTTATTCACGTTATTATAATCTGATTAACCATCTTTGAACCGTTTCACTTTTAACCCAAAAAAACAAAATCCTAGAACTGGCTCTTAAACATTGACTACATTGACATAGTTGATGTGAATGTGCATCTTTCTTGCTTTAAAAGCACAAATTATATAGTAATATCTAATAATTATGTCAACTTTTTCATTAATGCAAATCAAGTGTCTCTAATCTACATAATCTGACACATCATACACATTAATGAATATTTTAATAATGTAAACGACCTTGATTTTGTAATCTAATAAATATTGACCGAGTGACCCATGCATGAAACGAGTTTTTGAATATGATATCTACATAAACAAAGTGTTAAACATCTTTATCCTTTTCGTTAGGACAGAATATGATCAAGCTTTCTCTCCACATTGGTCCCCGCTCCTAATATGTGTGTAAGAGAAAAAATGCTTTAATTTCCTTCAGTAAGAAGAATAGAATACAAAAAAAAAGAAATATAGTCTGTATAGCCTTCTTTAAAATATATCGTGTAATCTTGCTGACTAAAACATTTGTAGAAAATCAATTACATATTATAAACTACGCTAAGTTTGTAAATAACATCTACAACTAGAAAGAAACATGCACTCAAGTTTACAATGCGAAACCTGTGATTTAATATTTTACTGTTTTCTTAGAATTTATTAGGTGGATAATATTATTTCTTTAGGTGTACTCATGGATCAGAAAAAGAGATCGAGTATGATAAAAAACTGGAATTTCAATGTTCCTTTGATTTCCATGATATACGGCGCCTTTGTCTTTAAGAAAATTCTTGTTTCACTTTTTTGTTGTTGTTATTATTACTCATGCGTGTAAAACGCTAAATATATATTTGTATACTTAGTATGTGTAAATAGCTTCTGCAATTATGAAAAAATAATAATTCTAGAACCAATGTTTATGGCTTGGAATTATTACAAGAACGTTTACTGTATGTGTTTGATCTTAAACAAAATGAAGTCAGGCACGGTGAACTGATGATCTTATTATTGTCTTCGGATGCACAACAGTCTTTTAACCTTATATGCGTTCTGGACTTGTGGTTACTTGTTAGTAGTTATCAATATCATACACAAGGTACAATAACTAAACTATCATTGTTTAATATCTGCTAGACTTTTAGTGCCTAACGATTAGGAAGATCGATGTTATAAATTTTGGGAATAGCAATTTTCACGTTGAAATGAGCCAGTGTTTCATCATCGACAACGAAACAATTGTATATGTACTACGTTAACGTTTATACACTTACACAATGGCTTGCTATTTGGTTACAGAGGTAGAGCTAATCTTCATTATTGTCCTAGTCTACAAGATGTGCATATAATAATGGAGAAATTCCGAAAGACATTATGCTAGTTTTGAAAAATTCATAACTTTTAAATTTGGCAGTACATGAAGCAAAAGACAAGTACAATAGCATGAGAAAATAGAAAGGTAAACAAAAATTTAACAAGTTTATCACTGATCAGCTTTCAAGTTTTTCTTGCGCTGCTTGATTCGCTCAACACTTTCACTCTTCTTCTTCTGCCCAATCTGCACAACATTTCACCAAATTAAACATTAGCTTAAACAAACACACAAAGAAGGAGACTCAGGCTAATAATGAAAATGGTAAAAATGTAAATGGTAAGTACCTTCATGGCATCGTAGAGCTTCCTCTTTTTACGGGACATCATCAATGTCGGCATATCAGCAGTATCTTGGGCAATTTGAGCTGCATCAGGAACTGATGATTCTTCACCATCACCTCCTTCCACCACAGGTGCTGCTGCTACATCATCTACTGCACTTCCCGTCACTTCTTTTTTCAGCTCCTCATGGTATTGCTTCTCCAGCTCAGCCATCTACATTAAATAACCCAGACACAACAAAGTTAACAACAAACACAAAGTTGGTCACTATTCAACATATTATTTATAGGTAGAAAGTCAAACCTTCTTCTTGGTTTTAGCAGCTTCAGCTTCCTCAGCGCGGCTCATAACACCAGCGTACAACAAGTTCTGGGGATCTTCAAGATCTTCTTTGCCAACACCTGGCAACGGAAGAACATCGTTCCTGGCTGCTGCTTGTAGCCTTTTGATGGTTTCAGCGTAATCAGGAACGTATCCTTCTGCTTCATTGTCCACAAATGGTGACAAGTGAGGTGGTGGAATCCTGCTTGCACACAAAACAGAAGGTGAGAAAAAAAATGGTAGCAAAAGAAGAAATAAGTAAGGCTTGTGAATGAAGTTACCTTCCGACCAAATACTTTTCCGTTGGCAAGATAACGCGGGCGTTGACACAGTCATAGATCCACTGTGGTTGAACATATTCCCTTGAGAGATACATGTGACCAGCACTTGGCTTATCAATGATCTACAAAACAGAATTGATATTATTAAGATCTATCTACCAATACTTTAGGAGATATAAGTTAAATATTAGACCACAAGCTAAATGGCTTACATGATGTGTAATACTCTCATCATCCTCCTTGAAAGGCGCACCTTCTCCTTCCCAAGACACCGTCCCACCGAAAGCAGGAAGAACAAAAAGCAGGGACTCTCTTGGAACCTACATAGGAGATATTAGTCATTTTACAAAATAAGTTCAGTGATGTAAAGTGACTCAGAAGGAATGAATCAATAACACACCTCACGGCTCAAGAAAAACTTCAGGTCCTTGAAGAGTGATTTGCAGGCTCTTGTTTCTTCATCCTCTTCAACCTCTTTATCTGCAACGAGATGCATCAACGCACCAGGCTCACTCGAAGGCAGCTGGTGCTGAAGTTGTGCAAGTCTCAGTTCAGACTCCGCACGGTCGTTTGACTGTGAGCTAGATGAAGCATCAACTTTAGCTTCCACAGTCATGCCTCTTGAGCTAGCGTCTATGTATCTTGACAGAGCATAGAGATCTACAAACATTGAAGACATGCGCAAGTATTAATCAAAGTAGCTTGGATTGTAATGAGCTCCAATGTGATATCTCTAAGGAAAACATACCAGCAGCCAAAGCCTCCAACCGAGAATCAAGGATCGGCGGGTATTTCACATTCAGAGAATGGTAAAGCTTAAAGTTTGTAAAGGCAAGAAGAGTCTGCAAAGAAAGGTTAATGAAAATTCGTCAGAATAAACTGATGAATTAGTTTAAACGACAGGGGAAAAAAGAGAATAGGAGTTGTCACCTCATAGAACTCCAAGAAGGTTAGCAGAACACCAAAATCAACATCATTCGTGAAGACTTGTTGTATCGCATGAGGGGTCAACCAAGTGATCTTTTGGCCTTCTAATTCAGCCTATCAAGATAATTAAGAAAGTTTCATCAAAGAGGAATTACTCCACAAATTTTTTTTTTTTTTAAATCAAAATAAAGTTAGCACAATACCTGATAGTATATGCCCTTAACAGACACAAACACTTTCCGTAACGCATGGGTACGAGAAATGTAAGCTTGCCACTCATGGCTCAATCTGATTCACAAAAGAAGCGTAGAGTAAGCTTATGGATATGAGTCCACAAAAAGCTGCCACTAAGTAAAGACAAAAGGGACTTGTAAGTGGATGTATATATAAGATTCAGACCTTCTGCAGTTGTGGACTCGTTTAACTTCAAGATTCTCCCTGTCTGAAGCAGGCAACACCGCAAAGAGATGAACCATCGTAAGACAGTCATCCAAGTCGCGTAGCGCATCAATGAACGTAGGATACCTAAGAAGAAACAGGTGTGAAATCGTGGATCTCCAGACACAATCATAAAGACTAAAGCGTGTGCAGCAACGCAAACCTTTCACGGATCAATCTATCAAGCTTGTAAGTGGGTTGGCGGGTAAGCAAAAGGCGTGCAAGCTCCTCGTTCTTCTTGGCTTTGGCTTTCTGAACCTTCTTTTGGTATGTTTTGATTTCCCTGAACTTCTCAAGAAGAGGCTCGTGCTGAAGGAAAGAAATGTCCTTCACATGGTAGTAAGTGTGGTGGTTTCCCTTCACCTTCTTCTTCGGTTCTCTGGGGAATATACCTTTCACAATACATAGTCTCCTGTAAAAACCCAAAATCAACAGATAAAGTTGAGAAGTCATGAAAACAAATATATAAACAAAACAAAAACAAAAAAATCAACTAGAGATAACAACTAAGCCACCTATTGAAAATATATTTTAAACGCAATACAGAATGAGTATAGCAATTTTTTTAAAAGAAAATTAAATAAATTTTAGACGGAAACATTAATACAAGAACCACCAATCGTAAAATCTTAGCCATTAATATTTTTAATATCGGAAAATTATAAGAACATTACAGAACCTCAAAACCTAGCGCAGACATATGCTTGTCCCGACAATGATTCGAATAAAAAAACATGTTAGGTGAAGAGGGCAAAGAAGTAAGAGAGGTGAACCTGAAGAGGTTTAAGTTAACTTGAAGACTCTTAAGAGCTTGCGACCTGGTCATATACCTCGCCGCATTTCCTTCCTTCTTCTTTCCCTGAAGAAGACCAACGGAGAAATAATTTAACGAGACGAATCTTCATCAACAAAGTCCAGCGAAAAGGTTCTCGAGAAAACGAAACTCGATTGAAACAGCTATAAATCAATGAATATACGGGTCAGTAGAGCTTAGATTACAGCAGAAACACTCACCGCTGGTCTGTAATGCTTCGGCATGGTTAAACGGCTCCAAAGAGGGGAAGGAGGAGACGATGGTCGAGAGAGGAAGAAAGAAGTAGGGTTTTAGGCAAAACTAGTAGATAAAAGGACTTTATAATGGGCTATTGCTTCCGCGTATCTTG
The DNA window shown above is from Brassica oleracea var. oleracea cultivar TO1000 chromosome C3, BOL, whole genome shotgun sequence and carries:
- the LOC106332017 gene encoding U-box domain-containing protein 2 encodes the protein MEEIVVESLLRGNREAQIEAAIELSNLSRKQRQKVAERDIISPLLSMLQSQDSITTEISLSALLSLAFGSERNKVRIVKAGAVQMLLEILQSETKMVIVELAMAFLLILSSCNRNKIKIASTKLIQLLVGLIGLDQLTVQAKLDGIATLHNLSTLQQIVPLVVSSGAPYALLQVINSCDKSSELAEKASSLLENIVHHSPESISGIGGAIEVLVEAIEEGSAQCKEHAVGILLGVCSFDRETNRGMILREGVMPGLLQVSVDGTRRGKEMARELLLLLRDCSGYVIKDKQSKIEIVEQIMREIDQEGERIPGTMLKLVEEMISKLST
- the LOC106328230 gene encoding pescadillo homolog produces the protein MPKHYRPAGKKKEGNAARYMTRSQALKSLQVNLNLFRRLCIVKGIFPREPKKKVKGNHHTYYHVKDISFLQHEPLLEKFREIKTYQKKVQKAKAKKNEELARLLLTRQPTYKLDRLIRERYPTFIDALRDLDDCLTMVHLFAVLPASDRENLEVKRVHNCRRLSHEWQAYISRTHALRKVFVSVKGIYYQAELEGQKITWLTPHAIQQVFTNDVDFGVLLTFLEFYETLLAFTNFKLYHSLNVKYPPILDSRLEALAADLYALSRYIDASSRGMTVEAKVDASSSSQSNDRAESELRLAQLQHQLPSSEPGALMHLVADKEVEEDEETRACKSLFKDLKFFLSREVPRESLLFVLPAFGGTVSWEGEGAPFKEDDESITHHIIDKPSAGHMYLSREYVQPQWIYDCVNARVILPTEKYLVGRIPPPHLSPFVDNEAEGYVPDYAETIKRLQAAARNDVLPLPGVGKEDLEDPQNLLYAGVMSRAEEAEAAKTKKKMAELEKQYHEELKKEVTGSAVDDVAAAPVVEGGDGEESSVPDAAQIAQDTADMPTLMMSRKKRKLYDAMKIGQKKKSESVERIKQRKKNLKADQ